A stretch of the Vibrio sp. SS-MA-C1-2 genome encodes the following:
- a CDS encoding DUF3069 domain-containing protein codes for MTESTENNQPIDITTLAPELQQVIAYEQVPTEVLPMLVSVYEVSEPVLYQTWEALPRSAQNILDNFEQFHALAALSQSYAGIDCLSEFETLKLSEDMTDEAKEEYKAQLLDQILQSSIKDLCKQMKQARLKPLMKREFREIFEK; via the coding sequence ATGACAGAATCAACAGAAAATAACCAACCAATCGATATCACCACACTTGCACCTGAATTACAGCAAGTAATCGCGTATGAACAAGTCCCAACAGAAGTATTACCAATGCTAGTTTCTGTTTATGAAGTCTCTGAGCCGGTACTTTACCAAACTTGGGAAGCACTTCCTCGCAGTGCACAAAATATCTTAGATAACTTTGAGCAGTTCCATGCTTTGGCGGCACTAAGTCAAAGTTATGCTGGTATCGATTGTCTATCTGAATTTGAAACATTAAAACTGTCTGAAGATATGACAGATGAAGCAAAAGAAGAGTATAAAGCACAACTGCTCGATCAGATCCTACAATCTTCGATAAAAGACCTTTGTAAGCAGATGAAACAAGCTCGTCTTAAACCATTAATGAAACGTGAATTCCGTGAAATTTTTGAAAAATAA
- a CDS encoding glycosyltransferase family 39 protein, with protein MEQINHRQPLIITLIAALTIIFVGLTVRPLFPIDETRYVSVAWEMWIHNNWLVPHINGNTYAHKPPMMFWLINIAWGIFGVSDWVARAVVPTLSLINFFLIYKLSKNLFPEKSSVVYSPLILLGFSGWLLYTTMTMFDLLLTVSVLSYLLTSFKFAQTEKRLYIYLAGIALGCGLLTKGPAVFIYTLPLFLAYPLWKSTEMVEKKVWYKQGLIAIIIGIAVILVWVIPAVIFGGAEYRNELLWGQTAGRMVNSFAHARPAYWYLQMLPVLTLPWIFIRLLWRKTTWRIASTGDRYTLIGFISTFLIFSLVSGKQIHYLFPAFPMLAIYFASKVDLQHKFVKEYLVVALLLILSLALLTSRFWITKVFKTADSASVYEILFIIPLAFAWLIYRGEKLGRYYLSVLFLAMPITIMTVVSTASPMLHKVYDIEPMSMAIKAEQDKGVTVAYWGKYPNIYQFTGRLEHSLVLPKSSPDAMKWLQEHPDALVVYTQKHKTEIAQKAILEHPFRNRYQMLVKASDLYQHLTPSN; from the coding sequence TTGGAACAGATCAATCACCGACAACCTCTGATTATTACTTTAATTGCTGCTCTTACAATCATTTTTGTTGGACTCACTGTGCGTCCACTATTTCCAATTGATGAAACGCGTTATGTCTCTGTTGCTTGGGAGATGTGGATTCATAACAATTGGCTAGTTCCTCATATTAATGGCAATACTTATGCACATAAACCCCCAATGATGTTCTGGCTCATCAATATTGCATGGGGAATATTTGGTGTTTCTGACTGGGTTGCTAGGGCGGTTGTGCCAACTCTTTCTCTGATTAACTTCTTTTTAATTTATAAGCTATCGAAAAACTTATTTCCAGAAAAGAGTAGCGTTGTTTATAGCCCACTAATTCTACTTGGTTTCTCTGGTTGGTTACTTTATACCACCATGACCATGTTTGATCTGTTATTAACCGTGTCAGTATTAAGTTACCTATTAACTAGTTTTAAATTTGCACAGACTGAAAAGCGTTTGTATATCTATTTAGCTGGCATCGCACTAGGCTGTGGGTTATTGACGAAAGGACCTGCTGTTTTTATTTATACCTTACCGTTATTTCTCGCTTACCCGCTTTGGAAAAGTACCGAGATGGTAGAGAAAAAAGTTTGGTATAAACAAGGACTCATTGCCATTATAATTGGTATTGCTGTGATTTTAGTTTGGGTGATCCCTGCAGTGATTTTTGGTGGTGCCGAGTATCGTAATGAACTTTTATGGGGACAAACAGCAGGACGAATGGTGAATTCTTTCGCTCATGCTCGACCTGCTTATTGGTATCTTCAGATGTTACCAGTCTTGACTCTGCCATGGATATTTATCCGATTATTATGGCGAAAAACTACTTGGCGTATAGCTAGCACAGGAGATAGATATACACTCATTGGGTTTATTTCAACCTTTCTTATATTTAGTCTTGTGAGTGGTAAACAGATCCATTACTTATTTCCTGCATTTCCGATGTTAGCGATCTACTTTGCTTCAAAAGTCGATTTACAGCACAAGTTTGTTAAAGAATATTTAGTTGTCGCTTTACTATTGATCTTGTCGTTAGCATTATTAACCAGTCGTTTTTGGATAACTAAAGTATTTAAAACTGCAGATAGCGCTAGTGTCTATGAGATTTTATTTATTATTCCATTGGCGTTTGCATGGTTGATTTATCGTGGTGAAAAGCTAGGAAGGTATTATCTCTCAGTCCTCTTTTTAGCGATGCCTATCACTATTATGACCGTCGTTTCGACAGCGAGCCCAATGTTGCACAAAGTGTATGATATTGAGCCAATGTCGATGGCAATTAAAGCAGAGCAAGATAAAGGAGTGACTGTGGCTTATTGGGGAAAATACCCTAATATTTATCAATTTACAGGGCGGTTAGAGCACTCACTGGTTTTACCTAAAAGCAGCCCTGATGCAATGAAATGGTTACAAGAACATCCTGATGCGTTGGTTGTTTACACTCAAAAACATAAAACAGAAATAGCACAAAAGGCTATCTTGGAGCATCCGTTTAGAAATCGCTATCAAATGTTGGTAAAAGCCTCTGATCTCTATCAACACCTTACTCCATCAAATTAA
- a CDS encoding YceH family protein: MELTNLDTRVIGCLLEKEKTTPEQYPLTLNALTTACNQKSSREPVMALTDAEVLDVIEELKEKRLVTEVTGFGARVAKFKHRFCNTEFGNLQFSEQELGTITIMLLRGPQSPGEIRTRTNRLAHFNDVSEVEAVLTTLIERGFVVKLPKESGKRDFRYMHLFSGEVDVEALMATSSQESVATTPTNQRISQLEEEVEQLKAQLTRLQQRFDEFL; the protein is encoded by the coding sequence ATGGAACTGACAAATTTAGATACACGTGTAATAGGTTGTTTATTAGAAAAAGAGAAAACAACGCCGGAGCAGTATCCATTAACGTTAAATGCATTAACCACCGCTTGTAATCAAAAAAGCAGCAGGGAACCGGTAATGGCATTAACGGATGCAGAAGTGTTAGACGTTATCGAAGAATTAAAAGAGAAACGATTAGTTACAGAAGTAACAGGCTTTGGTGCTCGAGTTGCAAAATTTAAGCATCGTTTCTGTAATACTGAATTTGGTAATTTGCAATTTAGTGAACAAGAGCTAGGTACAATTACCATCATGTTACTTCGGGGCCCTCAATCTCCCGGTGAGATTAGAACTCGAACTAATCGTTTAGCTCATTTTAATGATGTCTCTGAAGTTGAAGCCGTATTAACGACTTTAATTGAACGAGGTTTTGTTGTTAAGTTGCCTAAAGAGTCAGGCAAACGCGACTTCCGTTATATGCATCTTTTCAGTGGTGAAGTTGACGTTGAAGCATTAATGGCCACCAGCAGTCAAGAATCTGTTGCAACGACCCCAACTAATCAACGAATTAGTCAGTTAGAAGAAGAAGTTGAGCAGTTAAAAGCTCAATTAACACGACTTCAGCAACGTTTTGATGAGTTCCTATAA
- a CDS encoding GIY-YIG nuclease family protein, whose amino-acid sequence MLQFSDKSAQVWSVYLIKTKLNTLYCGVSTDVARRFSEHCHLDSKKVGSRYKGAKALRGKMPLTLVWQYQAASKQQAMQLEYKIKRLKRSDKDRLVLNEKSVLSLID is encoded by the coding sequence ATGCTTCAATTTTCCGATAAATCAGCACAAGTCTGGTCTGTATATTTAATTAAAACCAAGCTAAATACTCTCTATTGTGGCGTTTCTACGGATGTCGCACGTCGTTTTTCTGAGCATTGCCATCTCGATTCAAAGAAAGTTGGAAGTCGTTACAAAGGTGCAAAAGCCTTGAGAGGTAAGATGCCACTGACACTGGTTTGGCAATATCAAGCCGCTAGCAAACAGCAGGCAATGCAGTTAGAGTATAAAATTAAGCGATTGAAACGCTCCGATAAAGACCGCTTAGTTTTGAATGAAAAGAGTGTTTTATCTTTAATTGATTAA
- a CDS encoding NAD(P)-dependent oxidoreductase, whose amino-acid sequence MTTKVAFIGLGVMGYPMAGHLSQKGFNTTVYNRTTSKAQKWCEEFTGTWAKTPAIAVRDADIVFVCVGNDDDVRSVFYGNDGLLSTVKPDTIIVDHTTTSATLAKELAQAANKQHSHFLDAPVSGGQAGAENGVLTVMVGGNPTVLEQATPAINSYAKAISLMGENGAGQQCKMANQVCIAGILQGLSEAIKLAQAAGLDIEQMSNVLKHGAAGSWQMENRAATMDQDQFDFGFAIDWMRKDLDICLDEAKNLNVELPLTKQVNETYEKLQQRGLNRCDTSVLIKQFDKK is encoded by the coding sequence ATGACAACTAAAGTTGCATTTATCGGGTTAGGCGTCATGGGTTACCCAATGGCAGGCCATCTTTCACAAAAAGGGTTCAATACGACTGTTTATAATCGAACAACGTCAAAAGCACAAAAATGGTGCGAAGAGTTTACAGGTACATGGGCAAAAACACCCGCTATCGCCGTTCGAGATGCTGATATCGTTTTTGTCTGTGTCGGTAATGATGATGATGTCCGCTCAGTCTTTTATGGTAATGACGGTTTACTTTCAACAGTAAAACCAGACACCATTATTGTCGATCATACAACCACCTCCGCCACATTAGCGAAAGAGTTAGCTCAAGCAGCAAATAAACAGCACTCTCATTTCTTAGATGCCCCCGTCTCGGGTGGTCAAGCTGGTGCTGAAAATGGCGTACTCACTGTAATGGTCGGTGGTAATCCAACTGTTTTGGAGCAAGCAACACCTGCAATAAATAGCTATGCAAAAGCCATTAGTTTAATGGGTGAAAATGGTGCAGGACAACAATGTAAAATGGCAAACCAAGTCTGTATCGCAGGTATTTTACAAGGTCTCTCAGAAGCGATTAAATTAGCTCAAGCCGCCGGGTTAGATATCGAACAGATGAGTAATGTCCTCAAACACGGCGCGGCAGGATCTTGGCAGATGGAAAATCGTGCAGCGACCATGGATCAAGATCAATTTGACTTTGGTTTTGCCATTGATTGGATGAGAAAAGATCTCGATATCTGCTTAGATGAAGCAAAAAATCTCAATGTCGAATTACCATTAACAAAACAAGTTAATGAGACATATGAAAAATTACAACAACGCGGATTGAACCGTTGCGATACTTCAGTACTAATTAAGCAATTTGACAAAAAATAA
- a CDS encoding DUF2797 domain-containing protein: MSTITGTLKKMESSLKGTVTYYLPVGEERINLNHKIGQTITLEHTGNIFCSSCGKKTKKSYSQGHCFVCMRKLASCDMCIMKPETCHYDAGTCREPQWGEKNCMVDHYVYLANTSGLKVGITRHTQIPTRWIDQGATQAVAIFKVKTRYISGLVEVALAKLVADKTNWRAMLKGNNDNMDLIAQAEELMPQIEDALTEIIETQGNDAVTRLDLNVVDIDFPVEAFPTKINSHNFDKNPVVSGVLQGIKGQYLLLDTGVINIRKFSSYEITTDTD; encoded by the coding sequence ATGAGCACGATCACCGGAACATTAAAGAAAATGGAATCATCACTGAAAGGGACGGTAACTTACTACCTCCCTGTTGGTGAAGAAAGGATTAATCTAAACCATAAGATTGGCCAAACGATCACTCTAGAACACACGGGAAATATTTTTTGTAGTAGTTGTGGTAAGAAAACAAAAAAAAGCTATTCACAAGGTCACTGTTTCGTCTGTATGAGAAAGCTCGCCAGTTGTGATATGTGTATTATGAAGCCGGAAACTTGCCACTATGATGCAGGGACGTGCAGAGAACCTCAGTGGGGTGAAAAGAACTGCATGGTTGATCATTATGTCTATCTTGCAAATACGTCAGGTTTAAAGGTCGGGATTACTCGTCATACTCAGATCCCAACTCGTTGGATTGATCAAGGTGCGACACAAGCCGTTGCAATATTTAAAGTTAAAACACGCTATATTTCTGGTTTAGTGGAAGTAGCTTTGGCAAAGCTGGTGGCAGATAAAACCAATTGGCGCGCTATGCTAAAGGGCAATAATGACAATATGGATCTGATTGCTCAAGCTGAAGAGCTAATGCCACAAATTGAAGATGCACTCACCGAAATTATAGAAACACAGGGTAATGATGCAGTAACACGGCTCGACCTCAATGTTGTCGATATCGACTTCCCTGTAGAAGCATTCCCCACTAAAATCAATTCCCATAATTTTGATAAAAACCCGGTTGTTTCAGGCGTACTTCAAGGAATTAAAGGACAGTATTTACTTTTAGATACCGGTGTCATCAATATTCGTAAATTCAGTTCTTATGAAATCACCACAGATACAGATTAA
- a CDS encoding TVP38/TMEM64 family protein gives MNKWVKLAIFAVLIASLYGLSKNEFAQHLFNNEWLFQYVNSHGTAGHITIFLFSMLLVGMGGPKQIIAFSYGFIYGISNGIVLTMAIYIITAGLLYFFAKFSLKQMLMNYPSRKLQKFRKFVEHKAFLKILILRLFPIGSNLMTNIFAGSLNVPFLPFISASFLGYIPQVIIFCLAGAGIGGTSEVQVIVSIVLAVLSLVLTGYLYRHYIKDMVKKEMQ, from the coding sequence GTGAATAAGTGGGTAAAGCTGGCTATTTTTGCAGTATTAATTGCCAGTTTATATGGTTTATCTAAAAATGAATTTGCTCAACATCTATTTAATAATGAATGGCTATTTCAATATGTAAATAGTCATGGCACGGCTGGTCATATTACCATTTTCCTTTTTTCAATGTTATTAGTTGGAATGGGGGGCCCAAAACAGATTATCGCCTTCTCCTATGGTTTTATTTATGGCATCAGTAATGGCATTGTTTTAACCATGGCGATTTATATTATTACGGCGGGGTTACTGTACTTTTTTGCTAAGTTCTCTTTAAAGCAAATGTTGATGAATTATCCATCACGTAAACTTCAAAAGTTCCGAAAATTTGTTGAGCATAAAGCCTTTCTTAAAATATTAATATTACGATTATTCCCTATCGGTAGTAATCTAATGACCAATATTTTTGCAGGAAGTTTAAATGTTCCATTTTTACCCTTTATTTCGGCAAGCTTTCTTGGTTACATCCCCCAAGTCATTATCTTCTGTTTAGCGGGAGCTGGTATTGGTGGAACAAGTGAAGTTCAAGTTATCGTTAGTATTGTACTCGCAGTATTAAGTTTGGTTTTAACGGGGTATTTATATCGACATTATATTAAAGACATGGTTAAAAAAGAGATGCAATAA
- a CDS encoding glycosyltransferase family 2 protein, translating to MSQLVSVVIPAKNEQGNIGQLITEINSAIKDITEFEIVITDDGSTDGTVDEAFSTAKELACALQIVKHKFSCGQSTAVHSAVKSARGTIIVTLDADGQNNPADIPAMLELALKVENPHYCIAGYRNKRKDTEWIRFQSKVANKVRQSLLNDGVPDSGCGLKIFPRETFLSLPYFDHMHRFLPALIKRIGGEIQVSPVDHRDRMEGVSNYTAWNRVWVGIVDIMGVIWLVKRAKRPEYTVERSE from the coding sequence ATGTCACAACTTGTTTCCGTTGTTATACCTGCAAAAAATGAGCAGGGCAATATTGGTCAACTTATTACCGAAATTAATAGTGCAATTAAAGATATTACTGAGTTTGAGATTGTTATTACTGATGATGGCAGCACTGATGGCACTGTTGATGAGGCGTTTTCAACGGCTAAAGAGCTTGCTTGTGCATTACAAATTGTCAAACATAAGTTTAGTTGTGGTCAAAGTACCGCCGTTCATTCGGCTGTAAAGAGTGCGCGTGGAACCATTATCGTTACACTTGATGCTGACGGTCAAAATAACCCGGCAGATATTCCTGCTATGTTAGAGCTGGCACTGAAAGTTGAAAACCCTCATTACTGTATTGCTGGTTATCGAAACAAACGTAAAGATACCGAATGGATTCGTTTTCAATCAAAAGTTGCCAACAAAGTTCGTCAAAGTTTATTGAATGATGGGGTACCTGATTCGGGGTGTGGTCTTAAAATTTTCCCAAGAGAAACTTTTTTATCACTTCCTTATTTTGACCATATGCATCGTTTTCTTCCTGCATTGATTAAACGTATTGGCGGAGAGATCCAAGTTTCTCCTGTTGATCATCGTGATCGTATGGAAGGGGTGTCAAATTATACGGCTTGGAATCGAGTATGGGTGGGCATCGTTGATATTATGGGCGTAATATGGCTTGTTAAACGAGCAAAGCGTCCTGAATATACCGTTGAACGTTCGGAGTAA
- the ftnA gene encoding non-heme ferritin has translation MLKQTMIDKLNGQINLEFFSSNLYLQMSAWCEDQGFDGAALFMKSHAVEEMEHMQRLFTYVSETGAMPLIGAIESPKSNFDSLLSLFEYTYEHEQMITAKINELAHEAFSTQDYSTFNFLQWYVSEQHEEEKLFKSVVDKIRLVGENGQALFFIDKDLAQMATTPSDSVMTAE, from the coding sequence ATGCTTAAGCAAACAATGATTGATAAGTTAAATGGTCAAATTAATCTAGAGTTTTTCTCATCAAACCTCTATCTACAGATGAGTGCATGGTGTGAAGATCAAGGGTTTGATGGCGCGGCCTTATTTATGAAGAGCCATGCTGTTGAAGAGATGGAGCATATGCAACGTCTATTTACTTATGTGAGCGAAACTGGTGCGATGCCTTTAATTGGTGCAATTGAGTCACCGAAGTCTAATTTTGATTCATTACTTTCACTGTTTGAATATACTTATGAACATGAGCAGATGATTACGGCTAAAATTAATGAGTTAGCGCATGAAGCATTTTCAACTCAAGATTATTCAACATTCAACTTCTTACAATGGTATGTTTCAGAACAGCATGAAGAAGAAAAATTATTCAAATCTGTTGTCGATAAGATCCGTCTAGTGGGTGAGAATGGGCAAGCTCTGTTCTTTATTGATAAAGATCTGGCACAGATGGCGACGACTCCTTCTGACAGTGTGATGACGGCAGAGTAG
- a CDS encoding peptidoglycan DD-metalloendopeptidase family protein — protein MSRKLLLAIFVVILATAVIFGLSGQKKSPELKNIPLKMDSSLLLNQRGDSVESEVGTPISTSHKSEYIIGKGDTLSSIFSNFSISQQQMYQVLEADLNVLALDTLQPGNKLILTIDKGVLTTLELYFNAADQVVFNRVSETHFEYQVINKKGQWFSQPLAATITDNFYNSARRAKITSSEIYLIQSLLKKKINFSRDFRKGDHVEIVRKTQYIHGVATGNSEVTAVRIQNRKRVLSVYLASDGNYYDQKGQSLLQAFSRYPTKKHYRISSPFNPKRRHPVTGRISPHNGVDFATPVGTPIYATGDGVVTLIRNHRYAGKYIVIQNSNKYKTRYLHLSKFLVKKGQRVSRGQKIALSGATGRITGPHLHYEFIINNRPVNPMTAKIPMASSVKNKKSYNTLIKKRNGMMDLLI, from the coding sequence GTGAGTCGTAAGCTACTTTTAGCCATTTTTGTCGTTATCTTAGCCACCGCTGTTATATTTGGGTTAAGTGGACAAAAGAAGAGCCCAGAATTAAAAAATATCCCGCTAAAAATGGACTCTAGCTTATTATTAAATCAGCGTGGGGATAGTGTTGAATCGGAGGTTGGTACGCCTATATCTACAAGCCATAAGTCAGAGTACATTATAGGTAAAGGTGATACTTTAAGTTCGATATTTTCTAATTTCAGTATCAGTCAACAGCAGATGTATCAAGTATTAGAGGCTGATCTGAATGTGTTGGCTTTAGATACCTTACAACCGGGAAATAAATTAATCCTTACGATTGATAAAGGGGTATTAACAACACTAGAACTCTATTTTAATGCTGCCGATCAAGTCGTGTTTAATCGTGTATCTGAGACCCATTTTGAATATCAAGTGATTAACAAAAAGGGGCAATGGTTTAGTCAACCCTTGGCTGCAACTATTACAGATAATTTTTATAACTCAGCTAGACGAGCAAAGATTACATCGAGTGAAATTTATCTGATCCAGAGCTTATTAAAGAAAAAAATTAATTTTTCACGTGACTTCCGTAAAGGTGATCATGTTGAGATTGTACGTAAAACTCAATATATTCATGGTGTAGCAACCGGTAATAGTGAAGTCACTGCGGTACGAATTCAAAATAGAAAAAGGGTATTATCCGTCTATTTAGCTAGTGATGGTAACTATTATGATCAAAAAGGGCAAAGTTTATTGCAAGCTTTCTCTCGCTATCCAACTAAAAAGCACTACAGAATTAGTTCTCCATTTAACCCTAAACGACGTCATCCTGTCACTGGCCGTATTTCACCACATAATGGTGTCGACTTTGCAACACCAGTCGGAACACCAATTTATGCTACGGGTGATGGTGTGGTGACATTGATACGAAATCATCGTTATGCGGGTAAATATATTGTGATTCAAAACAGTAATAAATATAAAACGCGCTATTTGCACTTGTCAAAATTCCTGGTTAAGAAGGGACAAAGAGTCAGTCGAGGTCAGAAGATTGCATTATCTGGTGCAACAGGTCGAATTACTGGGCCACATTTACATTATGAATTCATTATTAATAATCGACCAGTGAACCCGATGACAGCGAAAATCCCAATGGCGAGTTCAGTGAAAAATAAAAAATCATATAATACATTGATTAAAAAAAGAAATGGCATGATGGATCTTCTCATTTAA
- a CDS encoding amino acid aminotransferase codes for MFSHLKPAKQDPILSLSLLYQEDTRENKMDLGVGVYRNNDGETPIMSAIKKAQQMQAETQQSKVYLGLAGNLKFSELLTKQLLDGTSALERSVTIQTPGGSGALRMLAELIAASQPDSTVWLSDPSYVNHKPIMEAVGLTVKYYPYLNRETFQVDSEAMLKTLSQLGRNDVVILHGCCHNPSGADISLETWQKIADLANQTGFTPFVDMAYQGFGDGLEQDAAGMRLLAEQVDEMVIATSCSKNFGLYRERTGAAIVIAKEPVQAGNAKSRLLKIARSTYTMPPDHGADLVVSVLSDKQLLEEWQQELLEMHQRMITLRHGLADRLATLSGNHRFDFIKQHKGMFSILGLTVEQIQKLRNEFAIYLVEDSRINIAGLQEDKLDVLAQAIHSVTTK; via the coding sequence ATGTTTTCCCATTTAAAACCTGCTAAGCAAGATCCCATTTTATCCCTTTCTCTATTATACCAAGAAGATACTCGTGAAAATAAAATGGATTTAGGTGTTGGTGTTTACCGAAACAATGACGGCGAAACACCGATTATGTCAGCGATTAAAAAAGCTCAACAAATGCAGGCTGAAACACAGCAATCAAAAGTTTATTTAGGTTTGGCTGGCAATTTAAAATTTAGTGAGCTTTTGACTAAACAATTACTTGATGGTACTTCAGCCCTTGAACGTAGCGTAACGATCCAAACGCCTGGAGGAAGTGGTGCATTAAGAATGCTTGCGGAATTAATCGCAGCTTCACAACCTGATAGTACAGTTTGGTTGAGTGATCCAAGCTATGTAAACCATAAGCCGATTATGGAAGCGGTAGGATTAACCGTTAAATATTATCCTTACCTAAATCGTGAAACATTCCAAGTTGATAGTGAGGCGATGTTAAAAACACTGTCTCAATTAGGTCGTAATGATGTCGTGATCCTACATGGTTGTTGTCATAATCCATCGGGGGCAGATATTTCGTTAGAGACTTGGCAAAAAATTGCTGATTTAGCCAACCAGACTGGCTTTACGCCGTTTGTTGATATGGCGTATCAGGGTTTTGGCGATGGTTTAGAACAAGATGCTGCTGGAATGCGTTTATTGGCTGAACAAGTTGATGAGATGGTCATTGCAACATCATGCTCAAAGAATTTTGGGTTATATCGCGAACGAACAGGTGCTGCAATTGTTATCGCTAAAGAGCCTGTTCAAGCCGGTAATGCCAAAAGTCGTTTACTAAAGATTGCTCGTTCAACTTATACTATGCCGCCTGATCATGGTGCAGATCTTGTCGTTTCAGTACTTTCGGATAAGCAATTATTGGAAGAGTGGCAACAAGAATTACTGGAAATGCATCAGCGAATGATTACCTTGCGTCACGGTCTAGCTGACCGCCTTGCTACGCTGTCTGGAAATCATCGTTTTGATTTTATCAAGCAGCATAAAGGCATGTTTTCTATCTTAGGGTTAACGGTAGAGCAGATCCAAAAATTAAGAAATGAGTTTGCAATTTATTTGGTTGAAGATAGTCGTATTAACATTGCTGGCCTACAAGAGGATAAACTCGATGTCCTTGCTCAAGCAATACACTCTGTAACGACTAAATAA
- a CDS encoding murein L,D-transpeptidase catalytic domain family protein, which translates to MVFCQQVFAKEEQFRQLFNQLENRNQLSYLAFSEAMENLEIVDIKNRRWLTIIDYQQSSKDKRFYLIDLNDREVVYNTLVSHGVNSGDEYVDSFSNRLNSKKSSKGVFKTAESYYGKNGYSLRLEGLVNGVNDNARIRGVVIHGADYVSQQIIENTGRLGRSWGCPALPIAMNREIIDIIKDGSLLYIHG; encoded by the coding sequence ATGGTTTTCTGCCAACAAGTCTTTGCTAAAGAGGAACAATTCCGTCAATTGTTTAATCAGTTAGAGAATAGAAATCAACTCTCTTATCTCGCTTTTTCTGAAGCGATGGAGAACTTAGAGATAGTGGATATTAAAAATCGACGTTGGTTAACGATTATTGATTATCAACAGTCTTCAAAAGATAAGCGATTTTACCTTATCGACTTGAATGATCGTGAAGTTGTCTATAATACGCTCGTTTCTCATGGGGTGAATTCAGGTGATGAATATGTCGATTCCTTTTCAAATCGTTTAAATTCAAAAAAGAGCTCAAAAGGGGTATTTAAAACGGCTGAAAGCTATTATGGAAAAAATGGTTATTCATTACGTCTAGAAGGTTTAGTCAACGGTGTCAATGATAATGCAAGAATTCGAGGTGTCGTTATTCATGGCGCTGATTATGTTTCACAGCAGATAATTGAAAATACGGGCAGGCTAGGTAGAAGTTGGGGTTGTCCTGCGTTACCCATTGCGATGAATAGAGAGATTATCGATATTATCAAAGATGGCAGTTTACTCTATATTCATGGTTAA
- a CDS encoding diguanylate cyclase domain-containing protein, with the protein MRILLVDDIKLERESLRLRLSKMGHKVLPCASGKEAIEQFSEFVPDVVLLDIAMPEMDGYQVAKILRQNNSGWTPIIFLSGYDSSDVIAKAIDSGGDDYLVKPVDRLVLISKMKAMQRIAHMRNELQIAKNQLEHANDQLRLLASVDSLTGIANRRHLDQYLLEKIQEHGREGKCLSVIMIDIDHFKAYNDTYGHIQGDYTLRLVAQTLKSQFNRSGELVARYGGEEFFVVLSHCNKEKATQEAARLQTSIHKLNEPHESSTTADHITLSLGVLSWPTTGLENVDEIYKLVDQPLYQAKSEGRDRFVVADIE; encoded by the coding sequence ATGCGAATACTGCTTGTGGATGATATTAAATTGGAACGTGAATCACTTCGATTACGTTTATCCAAAATGGGACATAAAGTTTTACCTTGTGCAAGTGGTAAAGAAGCGATAGAGCAGTTTTCTGAATTTGTGCCTGATGTGGTTTTGCTGGATATTGCAATGCCTGAAATGGATGGGTATCAAGTTGCAAAAATATTGAGACAAAATAATAGTGGTTGGACACCGATTATCTTTCTTAGCGGCTATGATTCCTCTGATGTTATTGCAAAAGCGATTGATTCAGGTGGAGATGATTATCTTGTTAAACCGGTTGATCGTCTTGTGTTGATCTCTAAAATGAAAGCAATGCAACGTATCGCTCACATGCGAAATGAATTACAAATCGCTAAAAATCAATTAGAACATGCCAACGACCAACTCAGATTATTAGCCAGTGTTGATAGCTTGACGGGGATTGCTAATCGTCGCCATTTAGATCAGTACTTACTAGAAAAAATCCAAGAACATGGGCGTGAAGGTAAGTGCCTGTCTGTTATTATGATCGATATCGATCATTTTAAAGCTTACAACGATACTTATGGTCATATTCAAGGTGACTATACCTTACGACTGGTGGCGCAAACATTGAAGTCTCAATTTAATCGAAGTGGAGAGTTAGTGGCAAGATATGGTGGAGAAGAGTTCTTTGTTGTTTTAAGTCACTGTAATAAAGAGAAGGCTACTCAAGAAGCGGCTCGATTACAAACCTCAATTCATAAACTTAATGAGCCGCATGAAAGCTCGACTACGGCTGATCATATTACCTTAAGTTTAGGGGTGTTATCTTGGCCTACAACCGGTTTAGAAAATGTTGATGAAATCTATAAACTAGTCGATCAACCGTTATATCAAGCTAAATCAGAGGGAAGAGATCGCTTTGTAGTCGCTGATATTGAGTAA